The following coding sequences are from one Prochlorococcus sp. MIT 0604 window:
- the urtE gene encoding urea ABC transporter ATP-binding subunit UrtE, producing MKNLLEIKSLNTYYGESHILRDVDLNVQSGEMVCLIGRNGVGKTTLLKSLIGLLRQKKGDIYLIDENINRKAPHQRARKGMAYVPQGREIIPYLSVEENLMLGMESLPGGLSKNKKIDPFIYDLFPILKDFLQRKGGDLSGGQQQQLAIARALLGKPKLLLLDEPTEGIQPNIVLDIENAINQIIKDTGIGVLLVEQHLHFVRQANRYYAMQRGGIVASGNTSELSQAVIDKFLSV from the coding sequence ATGAAAAACTTATTGGAAATCAAATCATTGAATACATATTATGGTGAAAGTCATATTCTCAGAGATGTAGATTTAAATGTTCAATCAGGCGAAATGGTTTGTTTGATTGGAAGAAATGGAGTTGGCAAAACAACTTTATTGAAATCACTTATTGGTTTGTTAAGACAAAAAAAAGGCGATATTTACTTGATTGACGAAAATATCAATAGAAAAGCACCTCATCAGAGGGCGAGAAAAGGAATGGCTTACGTCCCTCAAGGGAGAGAAATTATTCCATACCTATCAGTTGAAGAGAATCTTATGTTAGGAATGGAGTCGCTGCCAGGTGGATTATCAAAGAACAAGAAAATAGATCCATTTATTTATGATCTTTTTCCAATCCTAAAAGATTTTCTACAAAGGAAAGGAGGAGATCTCAGTGGTGGACAACAACAGCAACTAGCTATTGCAAGAGCATTGCTGGGCAAACCTAAACTACTATTACTTGACGAACCAACAGAAGGTATTCAGCCAAATATAGTTTTAGACATAGAAAATGCAATCAATCAGATAATTAAAGATACAGGAATTGGTGTTTTATTAGTAGAACAACACTTGCATTTTGTAAGACAAGCCAATAGATATTATGCGATGCAAAGAGGAGGTATTGTTGCTAGCGGAAATACTAGTGAGTTGAGTCAAGCAGTTATAGATAAGTTCTTAAGTGTTTAA
- the urtD gene encoding urea ABC transporter ATP-binding protein UrtD, with protein MNNKDLLNLIDITVSFEGFLALNKLNLNLKKGELRAVIGPNGAGKTTFLDVITGKVKPTKGEVIFKGKSLVGRKEHKIARLGVGRKFQSPRIFENLTVKENLEISVSTPKSPLNLINKSIKEEQLNEIERLMKIVNLAQKVDSKAGSLSHGQKQWLEIAMLVGQKPDLMLVDEPVAGLTDEETDLTADLLKSFSGENTVVVIDHDMEFIRRLDSNVSVLNQGTVLCEGTMETIQKDQKVIDVYLGRPED; from the coding sequence ATGAATAATAAAGATCTTCTAAATCTAATAGATATTACTGTTAGTTTCGAGGGTTTTTTAGCTCTCAACAAACTTAATTTAAATTTAAAGAAAGGAGAATTAAGAGCTGTAATAGGACCCAACGGGGCAGGTAAAACAACATTTCTTGATGTAATAACTGGAAAGGTTAAGCCAACAAAAGGTGAAGTAATTTTCAAAGGAAAATCTTTAGTAGGTAGAAAGGAGCATAAGATTGCTCGACTTGGAGTGGGAAGAAAGTTCCAAAGTCCAAGAATCTTTGAAAATCTAACAGTTAAAGAAAATCTTGAAATATCAGTGTCAACTCCTAAAAGTCCCTTAAACCTTATAAATAAATCTATTAAGGAAGAGCAGCTTAATGAGATTGAACGTCTTATGAAGATTGTCAATTTAGCACAAAAAGTTGATTCAAAAGCTGGTTCTTTATCACATGGCCAAAAACAATGGCTCGAGATAGCCATGTTAGTAGGACAGAAGCCAGATTTAATGTTAGTTGATGAACCTGTTGCTGGTTTAACTGATGAAGAAACTGATCTTACAGCTGATTTATTAAAATCATTTTCAGGAGAAAATACTGTAGTGGTAATAGATCACGATATGGAATTCATAAGAAGACTTGATAGTAATGTTTCAGTATTAAATCAAGGCACAGTATTATGCGAGGGGACAATGGAAACTATACAAAAGGACCAAAAAGTTATTGATGTTTATCTAGGAAGGCCTGAGGATTAA